One Tumebacillus sp. BK434 genomic window carries:
- a CDS encoding helix-turn-helix transcriptional regulator, which translates to MSQLLAPAQTVVDRIPLWRRIRELMKEKGSRYSMTAVANRLGISRETLRLMLNGEREIFMFELEKIANDLKLPLARILQHDIQDLHEQLQEKKDNLQDMDLAMELAKQRYTIAQGLSEKAYALLDIRYLYAFQDKWTEAEEVSLTAQELILQIGLTEQEDEVLFRLQNHLVTIYQFTKRYEKALEVLKSMKQLNRDLPVRIAAFHHNMGICLHGLNKVEEAKESFHKALELLQDLDRQEWIGRVYFCYAYLEYCEMNYHRSKELINKALQHLKTEVMRIGAVRDLAKVLLKLRDHQAAEALILETLQSEAIEQNSEMEGRLLILLSKTRDLPYHAEAVAGNYKYAKNIRFLAAKFLRLYYRRWFMQGRRKRVKAVGKLPRRRFPYDKFL; encoded by the coding sequence ATGAGTCAATTGCTTGCCCCGGCACAAACGGTCGTGGATAGAATCCCGCTTTGGCGCAGGATTCGGGAGTTGATGAAAGAAAAGGGTTCACGATACAGTATGACTGCAGTTGCGAACCGACTCGGGATCAGTCGGGAGACGCTGCGCCTGATGCTCAATGGCGAACGGGAAATTTTTATGTTTGAGCTGGAGAAGATCGCCAATGACCTTAAATTGCCACTGGCACGAATTCTCCAACATGATATTCAGGACCTGCACGAACAGCTTCAGGAAAAGAAAGACAATCTGCAGGACATGGATTTGGCCATGGAGTTGGCGAAACAGCGATATACGATAGCTCAGGGCTTGTCAGAGAAGGCATATGCACTTCTCGATATCAGGTATTTGTATGCCTTCCAAGATAAATGGACCGAAGCGGAAGAAGTATCTTTGACCGCCCAGGAGTTGATCCTGCAGATTGGACTTACGGAGCAAGAGGATGAGGTGCTATTTAGGTTGCAGAATCATCTTGTAACAATCTATCAGTTTACGAAACGATATGAGAAAGCACTTGAAGTTCTGAAATCAATGAAGCAACTCAACAGGGATTTACCAGTACGAATAGCAGCCTTTCATCACAATATGGGAATCTGTCTGCATGGGCTTAATAAGGTCGAGGAAGCGAAAGAGAGTTTTCACAAAGCCTTAGAACTGCTTCAAGACTTAGACAGGCAAGAATGGATTGGACGGGTATATTTTTGTTATGCCTATCTCGAGTACTGCGAGATGAACTACCACAGGTCAAAGGAGCTGATAAATAAAGCTCTGCAACATTTGAAGACCGAAGTCATGCGTATAGGGGCTGTTAGAGATCTTGCCAAAGTCCTGCTGAAACTACGCGATCACCAGGCTGCAGAAGCCCTGATTCTTGAAACGTTGCAAAGTGAAGCAATCGAACAGAATTCTGAGATGGAGGGGCGTCTTTTGATCCTCCTGTCGAAGACGCGCGACCTGCCCTACCACGCAGAAGCGGTGGCAGGCAATTACAAGTATGCCAAAAACATTCGCTTCCTTGCTGCCAAGTTTTTACGTCTCTACTATCGGCGCTGGTTCATGCAGGGACGTCGCAAACGCGTAAAAGCGGTAGGAAAATTGCCGCGCAGACGCTTCCCGTACGATAAATTCCTGTAA
- a CDS encoding helix-turn-helix transcriptional regulator, with product MMTTLGQRIRELRIKKGQTQIGLADGICTPSMISQIEADRTTPSYKILFGIAEKLGVPLDFLLKDIELDLADITKYKMAKGLVRAKEYGLAINQLQELLDSTDQQIPKMDVQVELAFCLLEVGRASEAMTFLHEVQGLAILRQDGELLAKVFYHLGLDALKKIEYSISLYHTERAHEELQKIALPDPALQAKVLVQLAEIQERIGQVSKAAESWESALQLVENTERGKTMLKLADAFYRQKNYLKADEYATKAAILLEEEENSRQNQEWKRKAVLLKREADWQASVQELLELSAACDGAKAGEIFADIATILLENGEAEQAVAYAERARMILPELHPVMGKVHQLFALLYFQRGQEQKGQSHLDRALALFEKHGMSAELEDGTRKLCRLLHAQGKHEEAARRWELLHDFLIGNLQKRGIAL from the coding sequence ATGATGACAACCTTAGGACAACGCATTCGCGAATTGCGGATCAAAAAAGGACAGACGCAGATCGGACTGGCAGACGGGATTTGCACACCGAGCATGATTTCACAGATAGAAGCGGACCGCACCACCCCTTCGTATAAGATATTGTTTGGCATCGCAGAGAAGCTCGGCGTACCGCTCGACTTCCTGCTGAAAGACATCGAACTGGATCTGGCCGACATCACCAAATACAAAATGGCCAAAGGCCTCGTCCGGGCAAAAGAATACGGCTTGGCGATCAACCAGTTGCAGGAGCTGCTCGACAGCACCGACCAGCAGATTCCGAAGATGGATGTGCAAGTCGAGCTGGCCTTCTGCCTGCTGGAAGTCGGACGGGCATCGGAAGCGATGACCTTCCTGCATGAGGTGCAGGGACTGGCGATTCTGCGTCAGGACGGGGAGCTTTTGGCGAAAGTGTTCTACCATCTGGGGTTGGATGCACTTAAAAAGATCGAATATTCAATCTCTTTGTACCACACGGAGCGTGCTCACGAGGAATTGCAGAAGATCGCGTTGCCTGACCCGGCTTTGCAAGCGAAAGTGCTGGTGCAGCTGGCGGAGATTCAGGAGCGGATCGGACAGGTGAGCAAGGCGGCGGAGAGCTGGGAATCGGCGCTGCAACTGGTCGAGAATACGGAGCGCGGCAAAACGATGCTCAAGCTGGCCGACGCGTTTTATCGCCAGAAGAACTATCTGAAAGCGGACGAGTACGCGACGAAAGCGGCGATTCTGCTGGAGGAGGAGGAAAATTCGCGCCAGAATCAGGAGTGGAAACGCAAAGCGGTGCTGCTGAAGCGCGAAGCTGACTGGCAAGCGTCCGTGCAGGAACTGCTGGAGCTGAGCGCTGCCTGTGACGGGGCGAAGGCCGGCGAGATTTTTGCCGACATCGCGACGATCCTGCTGGAGAACGGCGAGGCGGAGCAGGCGGTGGCGTATGCGGAGCGGGCGCGGATGATCTTGCCGGAGCTGCATCCGGTGATGGGCAAGGTACACCAGCTGTTTGCTCTGCTCTACTTCCAGCGGGGCCAGGAGCAAAAAGGCCAGTCTCATCTTGACCGCGCCCTCGCATTGTTCGAGAAGCACGGCATGTCTGCAGAGCTGGAAGACGGCACGCGCAAGCTCTGCCGCCTGCTCCACGCTCAAGGCAAGCACGAAGAGGCTGCCCGCCGCTGGGAACTGCTGCACGACTTCCTGATCGGCAATTTGCAAAAGCGCGGCATCGCCCTGTAA
- a CDS encoding DUF58 domain-containing protein, whose translation MSHGWLTPAFLARLERLRLQVREMPSHRGGARRSKQLGSSVEFAEYRPYLPGDDLRHLDWRAYARLGKLFLKTFFDERDVLLYLMVDASRSMDYHGKLQQAQHLAAALGYLGLAEEDRVEALIFADRVRDKLERLMSKQSAPRLFAMLQQAKALGVGTEGSLDWLTRAGMPTEPGVVVILSDFLFADGYEEALKRLQAARHQVVAVQILSREELDPGFAGDLHLIDSESDKGLDVALSPYVIGQYREAVAAYTSGLSAFCRRRGMYHVLVPAEESLEEAMFGRLLRTGVIGR comes from the coding sequence ATGAGCCATGGATGGTTGACGCCGGCGTTTCTCGCCCGCCTCGAGCGGCTGCGCTTGCAGGTGCGGGAGATGCCTAGCCACCGGGGCGGGGCGCGGCGTTCCAAGCAGCTCGGCTCTTCGGTCGAGTTTGCCGAATACAGGCCCTATCTGCCGGGCGACGACCTGCGCCATCTGGACTGGCGGGCATACGCGCGGCTTGGGAAACTGTTTCTGAAAACTTTTTTTGACGAGCGCGACGTGCTGCTCTATCTGATGGTCGACGCCTCCCGCTCGATGGACTACCACGGCAAGTTGCAGCAGGCGCAGCACCTCGCCGCCGCACTCGGTTATCTCGGCCTGGCCGAAGAAGACCGCGTCGAGGCGCTGATCTTCGCCGACCGCGTGCGCGACAAGCTGGAGCGGCTGATGAGCAAGCAGTCGGCACCGCGCCTGTTTGCGATGCTCCAACAGGCCAAGGCGCTAGGCGTTGGCACGGAAGGGTCACTGGACTGGCTGACCCGTGCCGGGATGCCGACCGAGCCCGGCGTGGTGGTGATCCTGTCCGACTTTCTGTTTGCTGACGGGTATGAAGAGGCGCTGAAACGCCTGCAGGCCGCCCGGCACCAAGTGGTGGCGGTACAGATCTTGTCCCGTGAAGAGCTCGACCCGGGCTTCGCAGGCGACCTGCACCTGATCGACAGCGAAAGCGACAAAGGGCTCGACGTCGCCTTGTCGCCGTATGTGATCGGTCAGTACCGGGAAGCGGTCGCCGCCTATACGTCAGGGCTGAGCGCGTTCTGCCGCCGCCGCGGCATGTATCACGTGCTGGTGCCGGCGGAGGAGAGCCTGGAAGAGGCGATGTTTGGCCGTCTGCTGCGAACGGGGGTGATCGGACGATGA
- a CDS encoding MFS transporter, translated as MSTPLAGATPAAKPKSLWRNRQFLYLWVGTLFSGLTFHIYTLGLPLMIYDLSHSTLAMSSMAVMNMLPYVLFGMLAGVIVDRLDRKRVMLTAVAMQVAILLLLFTLLSTGVAHVWVLYVLGFCLTTFGYLFSNASTSIVPLLMEREQYVSANATINFWGTVISSLGPAIAGSMLVVMNYRYGILITVGGFLMLFFFTSLMKVPVAEKPKELSERKTTIREEMKEGWQQLLLTRELFMITILVLAVNFVTSFAGAVIVFYALDKLHLASSSLGLVLSASALGSLSSTFVAKPSLKWGRRGKLLVGAVLTAALGQSVLFFSSHWLVLAAGLFILGASSTFSNVHIHTIRQEVTPNHMLGRVAGTTSMLARVAAPIGLFLGGLCGEYIEVHYIFLTAALMYLSLALLSMKNKLQDIV; from the coding sequence GTGAGCACGCCGCTTGCCGGAGCGACGCCGGCAGCAAAACCCAAGTCGCTGTGGCGCAACCGCCAGTTTTTGTACCTCTGGGTCGGCACACTGTTTTCCGGGCTGACTTTTCACATCTACACGTTGGGTCTGCCGCTGATGATCTATGATCTGTCACACTCGACGCTGGCGATGAGCTCGATGGCGGTGATGAACATGCTGCCGTATGTGCTGTTTGGCATGTTGGCCGGCGTGATCGTCGACCGCCTCGACCGCAAGCGGGTGATGCTGACCGCCGTGGCGATGCAGGTGGCGATCCTGCTGCTCCTGTTCACGCTGCTCTCGACCGGAGTGGCGCACGTCTGGGTGCTGTATGTGCTGGGCTTTTGTCTGACCACGTTTGGTTATCTGTTTTCCAACGCGTCGACGAGCATCGTGCCCTTGTTGATGGAGCGTGAGCAGTATGTGTCGGCCAACGCTACGATCAATTTCTGGGGCACGGTGATCTCTTCGCTCGGTCCGGCCATCGCCGGGAGCATGCTGGTGGTGATGAACTACCGCTATGGGATCTTGATCACCGTCGGCGGTTTCCTGATGCTCTTTTTCTTCACGTCGCTGATGAAGGTGCCGGTCGCAGAGAAGCCAAAAGAGCTGTCGGAGCGCAAGACGACGATTCGCGAGGAGATGAAGGAAGGCTGGCAGCAACTGCTGTTGACCCGCGAGCTGTTCATGATCACGATCCTCGTCCTGGCGGTGAATTTTGTGACTTCGTTTGCTGGGGCGGTCATCGTCTTTTATGCGCTCGACAAGCTGCATCTGGCCTCCAGTTCGCTGGGGCTGGTCTTGTCGGCGTCTGCGCTTGGCAGCCTCAGCTCGACATTTGTCGCGAAGCCGAGCTTGAAGTGGGGACGGCGCGGCAAACTGCTGGTCGGCGCAGTGCTGACGGCGGCGCTTGGGCAGTCGGTGCTGTTTTTCTCGTCGCATTGGCTGGTCTTAGCGGCCGGGCTGTTCATTTTGGGCGCTTCGTCGACCTTCTCGAACGTTCACATCCACACGATTCGACAGGAAGTTACGCCCAACCACATGCTGGGCAGGGTGGCGGGCACCACGTCGATGCTGGCCCGGGTGGCTGCGCCGATCGGGCTGTTCCTCGGCGGGCTGTGCGGGGAATACATCGAGGTGCACTATATTTTCCTGACCGCAGCGCTGATGTATTTGAGCCTTGCGTTGCTCTCGATGAAAAATAAATTGCAGGATATCGTGTAA
- a CDS encoding nucleotidyltransferase family protein, with product MQEQLLPFLYRLALTPDKKDESLIRDYKRMQDELKKIANENKMLVPILQLEETMGLHNEFTERVRIRAAQDALFAEVAKILNENGVTYIHIKGNAMKNLYPENCFRQMGDYDMVVSSIDEFWRLITLIETLGFDYQNAPSIGEFNGEVVGVAGFYKKIDETCMLELEVSVGSFTMGFTSWLTGDFWGEARTTEVNGVPVPIPSAEDMILILTGESVGNNIFRLRDAVDLHLQLQAPDLDFEKLHTRLKRHHLDMEFYLLVQYYEQVSGQKSNIPGFMLEGFSNRLFSKQSLFGKQSELRKKLYHYIPYNADHDGLFKALLLEVLNVYRNKLTFWTVRRKNLKLVRTLEKVFPPFARYKLRILAHLIPVPSGTPGAYAWIRLRGKMVVRTPIGWYVASCFGLETREELLEIDATIAEHCATYSGE from the coding sequence GTGCAAGAACAGTTGCTTCCGTTTCTGTATCGACTGGCCCTGACCCCTGATAAAAAAGACGAAAGCCTCATCCGGGACTACAAGCGCATGCAGGATGAACTCAAGAAGATTGCGAATGAAAACAAGATGCTGGTGCCGATTTTGCAGCTCGAAGAAACGATGGGGCTGCACAACGAGTTTACGGAGCGGGTACGGATTCGTGCGGCGCAAGATGCGCTTTTTGCGGAAGTGGCGAAGATACTGAATGAGAACGGTGTGACTTACATTCACATCAAAGGCAACGCGATGAAGAATCTGTATCCGGAGAACTGCTTCCGCCAGATGGGCGACTATGATATGGTCGTGTCAAGCATCGATGAGTTCTGGAGATTGATCACGTTGATTGAGACGCTCGGATTCGACTATCAGAACGCGCCGTCGATCGGTGAGTTTAACGGAGAAGTGGTCGGGGTTGCCGGGTTTTACAAGAAGATCGATGAGACCTGCATGCTGGAGCTGGAAGTCAGCGTCGGTTCGTTTACCATGGGCTTTACGAGCTGGTTGACCGGAGATTTTTGGGGCGAAGCGCGGACGACCGAGGTAAATGGCGTCCCGGTGCCGATTCCGTCGGCCGAAGATATGATCTTGATTCTGACCGGCGAATCGGTGGGCAACAACATCTTCCGCCTGCGCGATGCGGTCGATCTGCATCTGCAGTTGCAAGCGCCGGACCTTGATTTTGAAAAATTGCATACTCGCTTGAAACGTCATCATCTGGATATGGAATTTTATCTCTTGGTGCAGTATTATGAGCAGGTTTCCGGACAGAAATCAAACATCCCCGGCTTTATGCTTGAGGGTTTCTCCAATAGATTGTTCAGCAAGCAAAGCTTGTTCGGCAAGCAAAGCGAATTGCGTAAGAAGCTCTACCATTACATCCCGTACAACGCGGATCATGACGGCTTGTTTAAAGCTCTGTTGCTGGAAGTCCTCAACGTCTACCGCAACAAGCTGACCTTTTGGACGGTTCGGCGTAAAAACTTGAAGCTGGTGCGCACCCTGGAAAAAGTGTTCCCGCCGTTTGCCCGCTACAAACTGCGCATTCTGGCCCATCTGATCCCCGTTCCGAGCGGCACGCCGGGCGCGTACGCCTGGATTCGCCTGCGCGGCAAGATGGTCGTTCGCACCCCGATCGGCTGGTATGTGGCGAGCTGCTTCGGGCTGGAGACGCGCGAGGAGCTGTTGGAAATCGATGCAACGATCGCGGAGCACTGCGCGACCTATAGCGGGGAGTGA
- a CDS encoding MoxR family ATPase, translated as MLEQLQTQRDRMNEVRGQIGRQVIGQESVVEQVLYCILAGGHALLEGVPGLGKTLLVRTMADVMEMQYSRIQFTPDLMPADIVGTEILREEPGVGMKFVFQHGPIHGNLVLADEINRATPKTQSALLEAMQEAAVTVGGQTRKLPKPFFVLATQNPLELEGTYPLPEAQLDRFLLKIQVPFPTREELQQIVQLTTGAAQEALTAVLTGDDILQLQATVREMLITPELVNQVVELIFRSQPDQDGAPDEVRRYVRYGAGPRAAQAIVKVAKARAFLQGRLNVSAEDIREVAVPALRHRIGMNYEAAADQYTVEQLIELLLTCVGL; from the coding sequence ATGCTGGAACAACTGCAAACGCAACGTGACCGCATGAACGAAGTGCGAGGCCAGATCGGCCGCCAGGTCATCGGGCAGGAAAGCGTGGTCGAACAGGTGCTGTACTGCATCCTCGCCGGCGGCCACGCCCTGCTCGAAGGGGTGCCGGGCCTCGGCAAAACTCTGCTCGTCCGCACCATGGCCGACGTGATGGAGATGCAATACTCGCGCATCCAGTTCACCCCGGATCTGATGCCCGCCGACATCGTCGGCACGGAGATCTTGCGCGAAGAGCCGGGCGTCGGGATGAAATTCGTCTTCCAGCATGGGCCGATCCACGGTAACCTCGTCCTCGCTGACGAGATCAACCGCGCGACGCCGAAGACGCAGTCCGCTCTGCTCGAAGCGATGCAGGAAGCGGCCGTCACCGTCGGCGGACAGACGCGCAAACTACCGAAGCCCTTTTTTGTCCTCGCCACGCAGAACCCGCTGGAGCTCGAAGGCACCTACCCGCTGCCGGAAGCGCAGCTCGACCGCTTCTTGCTGAAAATTCAAGTGCCGTTCCCGACGCGCGAGGAGCTGCAACAGATCGTGCAACTCACCACCGGCGCGGCGCAAGAGGCGCTGACTGCCGTTTTGACCGGCGATGACATCCTGCAACTGCAGGCGACAGTCAGGGAGATGCTGATCACGCCGGAGCTGGTCAACCAGGTCGTCGAGCTGATCTTCCGCTCCCAGCCCGACCAGGACGGCGCACCGGACGAAGTCCGCCGCTATGTCCGCTATGGAGCGGGCCCGCGTGCGGCGCAGGCGATCGTCAAAGTCGCCAAAGCGCGCGCTTTTTTGCAAGGCCGCCTGAACGTGTCGGCGGAAGACATCCGCGAAGTGGCCGTGCCCGCTTTGCGCCACCGCATCGGGATGAACTATGAAGCGGCAGCCGATCAGTACACGGTCGAGCAACTGATCGAACTGCTGCTCACGTGCGTGGGCTTATGA
- a CDS encoding ABC transporter permease, which yields MIQRLLSLDFVSNPILLREFRARMRTPKTVVLLVLYLAVLGALTMAFIFVSGFGSGNATRPGENRYILMAVAVIQLVLLAFIAPGLTAGAISGERERQTLNILLTTHLSPFKILFSKLISSMAFIWLVLFSTLPLYAIVLLHGGVSPIKLLYMFGFYLVVMVSFGAIGLFCSTWFKRTGVAVVVSYLISLFLLGGTAIAGEMINVFMSALTGNYVARPSLAYITALNPVMNIWQIFEPNSYMFTMGQNNKLFLPPWLYFSSVYLIASVLLMWLSVRLLTPVKRRMGEKIQAKQEAAE from the coding sequence ATGATCCAACGGCTGTTGTCGCTCGACTTTGTATCCAATCCGATCCTGCTGCGCGAGTTTCGCGCGCGGATGCGGACGCCGAAGACGGTGGTGCTGCTCGTGCTGTACTTGGCGGTGCTCGGCGCTCTGACGATGGCGTTTATCTTTGTCTCCGGATTTGGCAGCGGCAACGCGACCCGTCCGGGGGAGAACCGTTACATCTTGATGGCGGTGGCGGTGATTCAGCTCGTGCTGCTGGCGTTTATCGCGCCGGGGCTGACGGCCGGAGCGATCTCCGGGGAGCGGGAGCGGCAGACGCTGAACATTCTGCTGACGACGCACCTGTCGCCGTTTAAGATCCTGTTCTCCAAGCTGATCTCGTCGATGGCGTTCATCTGGCTGGTGTTGTTCTCGACCTTGCCTTTGTATGCGATCGTTCTGCTGCATGGCGGCGTGTCGCCGATCAAGCTGCTCTATATGTTCGGTTTCTATCTGGTCGTGATGGTGTCGTTTGGCGCGATCGGGCTGTTCTGCTCGACGTGGTTTAAACGGACCGGCGTGGCGGTGGTTGTGTCGTATCTGATCTCGCTGTTTTTGCTGGGTGGGACGGCGATTGCCGGCGAGATGATCAATGTGTTTATGTCGGCGCTGACAGGGAATTACGTGGCGCGCCCGAGCCTGGCGTACATCACGGCGCTGAATCCGGTGATGAACATCTGGCAGATTTTTGAGCCAAATTCGTACATGTTCACGATGGGCCAGAACAACAAGCTTTTTCTGCCCCCGTGGCTGTATTTTTCATCTGTCTATCTGATTGCCTCGGTCCTGCTGATGTGGCTGTCGGTGCGGTTGCTGACGCCGGTCAAGCGGCGGATGGGCGAGAAGATTCAAGCGAAGCAAGAGGCGGCCGAATGA
- a CDS encoding ABC transporter ATP-binding protein, giving the protein MIRTVGLTKRYGKYKAVDDLNLHIEKGSCFGFVGPNGAGKSTTMSVLATLLEPTSGHAYVGGYDVIEEPSQVRQLIGYMPDFFGVYDNLTAVEYLEFYAGAYKVPKENRMALIADLLELVNLSGKADAFVDTLSRGMKQRLGLARCLIHDPQVLILDEPASGLDPRARIEMKEILKELRSMGKTILISSHILPELAEMCDTIGIIEQGKLIAMAPVDQIAAQVAGHRVLRVRLLDRLEEAARLLEQSELVTRAEVEDGAVLVTYTGDDAGQVILLSALVQNGLPVLSFSEEAGNLEEVFLTVTKGVGS; this is encoded by the coding sequence ATGATCCGCACGGTAGGTCTGACCAAGCGATATGGCAAGTACAAGGCGGTCGATGATCTCAACCTGCATATCGAGAAAGGCTCCTGTTTTGGTTTTGTCGGGCCGAACGGAGCGGGGAAATCGACGACGATGTCGGTGCTGGCAACCCTGCTGGAACCGACGTCCGGGCACGCCTATGTCGGCGGGTATGACGTGATCGAAGAGCCGTCGCAAGTGCGCCAGCTGATCGGTTATATGCCGGACTTCTTTGGGGTGTATGACAATTTGACGGCGGTGGAGTACCTGGAGTTTTACGCCGGGGCTTACAAGGTGCCGAAAGAGAACCGGATGGCGCTGATCGCCGACCTGCTGGAACTGGTCAACCTGTCGGGCAAAGCGGACGCGTTTGTCGACACGCTGTCCCGGGGGATGAAGCAGCGGCTGGGGCTGGCCCGCTGCCTGATTCATGACCCGCAGGTGCTGATCCTCGACGAGCCGGCCTCGGGCCTTGACCCGCGGGCGCGGATCGAGATGAAGGAGATCTTGAAAGAGCTGCGCAGCATGGGCAAGACGATCTTGATCTCTTCACATATCCTGCCGGAGCTGGCCGAGATGTGCGACACGATCGGCATCATCGAACAGGGCAAGCTGATCGCGATGGCGCCGGTCGACCAGATCGCCGCTCAGGTGGCGGGGCACCGCGTCTTGCGCGTGCGCCTGCTCGACCGGTTGGAAGAGGCGGCTCGGCTTCTGGAACAGTCGGAGCTGGTCACCCGGGCTGAGGTGGAAGATGGCGCGGTGCTCGTCACGTACACGGGCGATGATGCGGGGCAAGTGATCCTGCTCTCGGCGCTGGTGCAAAACGGACTGCCGGTGCTGTCGTTCAGCGAAGAGGCGGGGAATCTTGAAGAAGTGTTCCTGACGGTGACGAAAGGGGTGGGATCATGA
- the aepX gene encoding phosphoenolpyruvate mutase, giving the protein MNARQQLRKMMQEPERVIQTVGAHNALGAKLVEQHGFDAVWASGFEISTAHAKPDANILTMVEFLQAAAQMVDATTLPVIADCDTGFGNVNNVIRMVRDYEKAGVAAVCIEDKVFPKMNSFIPGYQSLAPRDEFAAKIRAAKDTQQDPDFVVIARVEALIAGKGMAEALDRAAAYDEAGADMVLIHSKQKDPGEIFEFSRRWSSDTPLVIVPTTYPSITLDDMAAHNIKMAIYANQALRAAVKAMDAVLAELKATGSLLAIQEQLSPMDQLFELQGLKEMIKQEERYKKLEVR; this is encoded by the coding sequence ATGAACGCGAGACAACAGTTGCGCAAGATGATGCAGGAGCCGGAGCGTGTAATCCAAACCGTAGGGGCGCATAACGCATTGGGAGCCAAGTTGGTAGAACAGCATGGATTTGATGCCGTATGGGCCAGCGGATTTGAAATCTCAACCGCCCACGCCAAGCCGGACGCCAACATCTTGACCATGGTGGAATTCCTTCAGGCGGCCGCGCAGATGGTCGATGCCACGACGCTGCCGGTGATCGCCGATTGCGACACCGGATTCGGCAATGTGAACAATGTCATTCGCATGGTGCGCGATTATGAAAAAGCCGGGGTCGCCGCCGTCTGTATAGAAGATAAGGTGTTTCCAAAGATGAATTCCTTCATTCCGGGCTACCAGTCCCTCGCCCCGCGCGACGAATTTGCCGCCAAGATTCGCGCGGCGAAAGACACGCAGCAAGACCCTGACTTTGTGGTGATCGCCCGCGTCGAAGCGCTGATCGCCGGCAAAGGAATGGCAGAAGCTCTGGATCGGGCAGCCGCTTATGATGAGGCGGGAGCCGACATGGTGCTGATTCACTCCAAGCAAAAGGACCCCGGCGAGATCTTCGAATTCAGCCGCCGCTGGTCGTCCGATACGCCCCTTGTCATCGTGCCGACCACCTACCCAAGCATCACGCTGGACGACATGGCAGCGCACAACATCAAGATGGCCATCTACGCCAACCAGGCGCTGCGGGCGGCTGTGAAAGCGATGGATGCCGTACTCGCGGAGTTGAAAGCGACCGGATCACTGCTGGCGATTCAAGAGCAGCTGAGCCCGATGGATCAACTGTTTGAGCTGCAAGGCTTGAAAGAGATGATCAAGCAGGAAGAGCGCTACAAAAAGCTGGAAGTCCGCTAA